One genomic region from Desulfovibrio porci encodes:
- the infC gene encoding translation initiation factor IF-3, with amino-acid sequence MRRDMPQDGVRRNELIRAREVRVIGADGEQLGILQRNEAIALAKEGGMDLVEVASTSEPPVCRIMDYGKFKYEQQKKKAEAKKRQTVVQIKEIKVRPKTDDHDYETKLRHIRRFLEDGDRCKITVFFRGREIVHKDRGLSILERVVQDLADVAKVEQEPRAEGRTLQMLMVPKK; translated from the coding sequence ATGCGGCGCGACATGCCGCAGGACGGCGTACGCCGTAATGAATTGATCCGCGCGCGCGAAGTGCGCGTCATCGGCGCGGACGGTGAGCAGCTGGGAATTTTGCAACGCAACGAAGCCATCGCCCTGGCCAAAGAGGGGGGCATGGATCTGGTGGAAGTGGCTTCCACCTCTGAGCCGCCCGTCTGCCGGATCATGGATTACGGCAAGTTCAAGTACGAGCAGCAGAAGAAAAAAGCGGAAGCCAAAAAGCGCCAGACCGTGGTGCAGATCAAGGAAATCAAGGTCCGTCCCAAGACCGACGACCATGATTACGAAACCAAGCTGCGCCATATCCGCCGTTTTCTGGAAGACGGCGACCGCTGCAAGATCACGGTATTTTTCCGCGGCCGCGAAATCGTCCATAAGGACCGCGGCCTGAGCATACTGGAACGCGTTGTGCAGGATCTGGCGGATGTGGCCAAAGTGGAGCAGGAGCCCCGCGCCGAAGGCCGCACCTTGCAGATGCTGATGGTGCCCAAGAAATAA
- the thrS gene encoding threonine--tRNA ligase — protein MDVRVEGQVVDVPAGVEVAAALQKALSGKKFKAVVAARALADGPDDASSSGALLDLSASLPEGCSELVPVYADSPEGLRMIRHSTAHVMAAAVKRLFPTAKVTIGPAIDNGFYYDFDVERPFSSEDFPAIEAEMQKIAAAREPFSREVLSKAEAVARFKAMGETYKIELIEGIEADTVSLYTCGDFTDLCRGPHVPHTGFAKASKLMSVAGAYWRGDEKNPMLSRLYGTAFADEKALAAYLKQLEEAKRRDHRKLGRELSLFTFQEDVAPGMVFWLPKGMLVRAILEDFWRKEHLKRGYDMVQGPQLLRVETWQRSGHYDHYRENMYFTRIEDDAYGIKPMNCIAHMLIYKNELRSYRDLPQRYFELGVVHRHEKSGVLHGLLRVRQFTQDDAHILCAPEQLENEILDVIHLIRDLMHLFGFQYKVAVSTRPESSIGTDEAWELATSALIQAVEKAGLPYEINAGDGAFYGPKIDVRLLDCIGREWQCSTIQVDFTLPERFDLTYVGQDGERHRPVMVHRAIMGSLERFIGVLIEQFAGALPTWLAPEQARLLTVTEGGDATVERMRGELQALGIRVTADTRNEKLGFKVREAQLAKTPYILVVGEKEVQADGVNVRLRSGENLGLKSIADVAALIRADAEEPFKQGGMRYSFA, from the coding sequence ATGGATGTCCGTGTGGAAGGGCAGGTGGTGGACGTTCCCGCCGGGGTCGAGGTTGCGGCGGCGCTGCAAAAGGCCCTGAGCGGCAAAAAATTCAAGGCTGTGGTGGCCGCCAGAGCCTTGGCGGACGGCCCCGATGACGCGTCCTCGTCCGGCGCGTTGCTGGATCTTTCCGCGTCGCTGCCTGAAGGCTGTTCCGAACTCGTGCCCGTCTACGCCGATTCGCCCGAAGGCCTGCGGATGATCCGCCATTCCACGGCCCACGTCATGGCCGCCGCGGTCAAACGGCTTTTCCCCACGGCAAAGGTGACCATCGGCCCGGCCATCGACAACGGCTTCTATTACGATTTTGACGTGGAACGCCCTTTCTCCAGCGAGGATTTTCCGGCCATTGAGGCCGAAATGCAAAAGATCGCCGCCGCGCGCGAGCCGTTCAGCCGCGAAGTGCTTTCCAAGGCCGAGGCCGTGGCGCGCTTCAAGGCCATGGGCGAAACCTACAAGATAGAGCTGATCGAAGGCATTGAGGCGGATACGGTTTCCCTCTACACCTGCGGCGACTTCACGGATCTTTGCCGTGGCCCGCACGTGCCGCACACGGGCTTTGCCAAGGCCTCCAAGCTGATGTCCGTGGCCGGGGCCTACTGGCGCGGGGATGAGAAAAATCCCATGCTTTCGCGCCTCTACGGCACGGCCTTTGCCGACGAAAAAGCTCTTGCCGCCTATCTCAAGCAGCTTGAGGAGGCCAAGCGCCGCGACCATCGCAAACTGGGGCGCGAGTTGAGCCTGTTCACCTTTCAGGAGGACGTGGCCCCGGGCATGGTTTTCTGGCTGCCCAAGGGCATGCTGGTGCGCGCCATTCTGGAAGACTTCTGGCGCAAGGAGCACCTCAAGCGCGGCTACGACATGGTGCAGGGCCCGCAGCTGCTGCGCGTGGAAACCTGGCAGCGTTCCGGCCACTACGATCACTACCGTGAGAACATGTATTTCACCCGGATCGAGGACGACGCATACGGCATCAAGCCCATGAACTGCATCGCGCACATGCTCATCTACAAGAATGAGCTGCGCAGCTACCGCGATCTGCCCCAGCGCTATTTCGAACTGGGCGTGGTCCACCGCCACGAAAAAAGCGGCGTGCTGCACGGCCTGTTGCGCGTGCGTCAGTTCACCCAGGACGACGCGCACATCCTCTGCGCGCCCGAGCAGCTTGAGAACGAGATTCTGGACGTCATCCACCTGATCCGCGACCTGATGCACCTCTTCGGCTTCCAGTACAAGGTGGCGGTTTCCACCCGGCCCGAGAGCAGCATCGGCACGGACGAGGCCTGGGAACTGGCCACCAGCGCCCTGATCCAGGCCGTGGAAAAGGCCGGTCTGCCCTATGAGATCAACGCCGGTGACGGCGCGTTCTATGGCCCGAAGATCGACGTGCGCCTGCTGGACTGCATCGGCCGCGAATGGCAGTGTTCCACTATTCAGGTGGACTTCACCCTGCCCGAGCGCTTCGACCTGACCTATGTGGGCCAGGACGGCGAGCGCCACCGCCCGGTTATGGTCCACCGGGCCATCATGGGTTCGCTGGAACGCTTCATCGGCGTGCTTATCGAGCAGTTCGCCGGAGCCCTGCCCACCTGGCTCGCGCCGGAGCAGGCCCGGCTACTCACGGTCACCGAGGGCGGCGACGCCACGGTGGAACGCATGCGCGGCGAATTGCAGGCCCTGGGCATCCGGGTGACGGCGGACACGCGCAATGAAAAGCTCGGCTTCAAGGTGCGCGAGGCCCAACTGGCCAAAACGCCCTATATTCTTGTGGTAGGAGAAAAGGAAGTGCAGGCTGACGGCGTGAACGTGCGCCTGCGCAGCGGTGAAAATCTGGGGCTCAAATCTATTGCGGATGTGGCCGCCCTGATCCGGGCGGACGCGGAAGAGCCTTTCAAACAAGGAGGGATGCGCTATAGCTTCGCCTAA
- the trmFO gene encoding methylenetetrahydrofolate--tRNA-(uracil(54)-C(5))-methyltransferase (FADH(2)-oxidizing) TrmFO, giving the protein MMNTTSIAVVGGGLAGCECALRLARAGLDVTLFEQKPGFRSPAHVSDCLAELVCSNSLRSDEAASGVGLLKAEMRALDSDFMAVADACRVPAGKALAVDREAFARAMTARVAAEPRIRLVKRRIDALDDPALAGAETIIIAAGPLASEELSASLARALGTEHCYFYDAIAPIVWTHSLDMRVVFRASRYGCENGGTAGQGDYLNCPMNREEYEAFYQALLEARKVEARAFERETHFEGCMPVEALAERGPRTLTFGPLKPVGFVDPRTGRRPWAVLQLRAENANSETCNLVGCQTKLTQPEQARVFRLVPGLERAEFARYGSMHRNTYVNAPEALNANLSLKTRPHVFLAGQITGVEGYVESAACGLWLGLSLAARARDADLPRPPAQSALGALLNHLQTPVKRFQPSNAHFGLMPELGEKARKKDRKALYAARAQAAFAAWLAESRDAGAL; this is encoded by the coding sequence ATGATGAATACGACATCCATTGCCGTGGTGGGCGGCGGCCTGGCCGGTTGCGAATGCGCGCTGCGCCTGGCCCGCGCGGGTCTAGACGTGACCCTTTTTGAACAGAAGCCCGGCTTTCGCTCACCGGCGCATGTGAGCGACTGTCTGGCCGAACTGGTCTGTTCCAATTCGTTGCGTTCGGACGAAGCCGCCTCGGGCGTGGGGCTGCTCAAGGCGGAAATGCGCGCTCTGGACAGCGACTTTATGGCCGTGGCCGACGCCTGCCGGGTGCCCGCCGGGAAGGCTCTGGCCGTGGACCGCGAAGCCTTTGCGCGGGCCATGACCGCGCGCGTGGCCGCCGAGCCGCGCATCCGCCTGGTGAAACGCCGCATCGACGCGCTGGACGATCCCGCCCTGGCCGGGGCCGAGACCATCATCATCGCCGCCGGGCCTCTGGCTTCGGAGGAGCTTTCCGCCTCGCTGGCCCGGGCGCTGGGCACGGAACATTGTTATTTTTACGACGCCATCGCGCCCATCGTCTGGACGCACTCCCTGGACATGAGAGTGGTCTTCCGGGCCTCCCGCTACGGCTGCGAGAACGGCGGAACGGCGGGGCAGGGCGATTATCTCAACTGCCCCATGAACCGCGAGGAATACGAGGCATTTTACCAGGCCCTGCTGGAGGCCCGCAAGGTGGAGGCCCGCGCCTTTGAGCGCGAGACGCATTTCGAGGGCTGCATGCCGGTGGAGGCTCTGGCCGAACGCGGCCCGCGCACCCTGACCTTCGGCCCGCTCAAGCCCGTGGGTTTTGTGGACCCCCGCACGGGCCGCCGCCCCTGGGCGGTGCTGCAACTGCGCGCGGAAAACGCCAACAGCGAAACCTGCAACCTGGTGGGCTGCCAGACCAAGCTGACCCAGCCTGAGCAGGCCAGGGTGTTCCGGCTGGTGCCGGGGCTGGAGCGGGCGGAGTTCGCCCGCTACGGCAGCATGCACCGCAACACCTATGTCAACGCGCCCGAGGCCCTCAACGCGAACCTTTCCCTCAAAACCCGCCCGCACGTCTTTCTGGCCGGGCAGATCACCGGCGTGGAAGGCTATGTGGAGTCCGCCGCCTGCGGCCTCTGGCTGGGACTGAGCCTGGCGGCCCGCGCGCGCGACGCGGACCTGCCCCGGCCCCCGGCGCAAAGCGCCCTGGGCGCGTTGCTGAACCATCTGCAAACGCCGGTCAAACGCTTTCAGCCTTCCAACGCGCACTTCGGCCTCATGCCGGAACTGGGCGAAAAAGCCCGCAAAAAGGACCGCAAGGCTCTGTACGCGGCGCGCGCCCAGGCGGCCTTCGCGGCCTGGCTGGCCGAAAGCAGGGATGCGGGAGCGCTGTAA
- the dut gene encoding dUTP diphosphatase, which yields MTTNKPIPSGQTPDAASVGAPVHIAFVRPGARELYAREREDFLAPATAFSAGFDLRACLDTPEARIAPGARLCVPTGLSVQPQQAGLAGFIYSRSGLGARDGLTVAQGVGVIDPDYTGEILVVLLNTSGEERRLARGERMAQLIFQPYVRPLWQEVPELAATRRGAGGFGHTGR from the coding sequence ATGACCACAAACAAACCCATTCCTTCCGGCCAGACGCCGGACGCGGCTTCTGTCGGCGCTCCGGTGCATATCGCCTTTGTCCGTCCCGGCGCGCGCGAGCTTTACGCGCGGGAGCGGGAAGACTTTCTGGCCCCGGCTACGGCCTTTTCCGCCGGTTTCGACCTTCGGGCCTGCCTGGACACGCCCGAAGCGCGCATTGCGCCGGGCGCCCGGCTGTGCGTGCCCACAGGCCTCAGCGTGCAGCCGCAACAAGCGGGCCTGGCGGGCTTTATCTATTCCCGTAGCGGCCTGGGCGCGCGCGACGGGCTTACCGTGGCCCAGGGCGTAGGCGTCATCGACCCGGACTATACCGGGGAGATTCTGGTGGTGCTGCTGAACACCTCCGGGGAGGAACGCCGCCTCGCGCGCGGCGAGCGCATGGCCCAGTTGATTTTTCAGCCCTATGTCCGCCCCCTCTGGCAGGAAGTGCCGGAACTGGCCGCCACCAGGCGCGGCGCGGGCGGTTTCGGTCACACGGGCCGCTGA
- a CDS encoding aspartate aminotransferase family protein, whose translation MSQAFNAVKAEEEHLLCRSYSRYPLAIARGKGARLWDVDGKEYVDLLAGIAVAGLGHCNDEVCEALERQSRKLWHVSNLFYQQEQLDLAKLLLSTSHHGKAFFCNSGAEANEACIKLARRYMRTVKQRDAYEIITLKDCFHGRTLGALAATGRESLSKGFTPLPEGFKQVPAGNLETLRAAVTPTTAAVLVEVVQGEGGVVPLSADYLHGVQALCREKDILFLCDEVQAGLCRTGKFWAFQLYGLEPDAISMAKSLANGLPMGAMLATDEMARGFEAGSHATTFGGGALTSAVAAKTVEIMLRDHLAERADALGAQVKEQLKALQQRLPGKIREVRGVGLMLGIELTGGGPQVWEELLRRGYICNLSHGVTLRLLPPLTIDQADLDGFTRVLEDVLRAN comes from the coding sequence ATGTCGCAAGCCTTCAATGCCGTCAAAGCCGAGGAAGAACACCTGCTCTGCCGCTCGTACAGCCGCTACCCGCTGGCCATTGCGCGGGGCAAGGGGGCTCGCCTCTGGGATGTGGACGGCAAGGAATATGTGGACCTGCTGGCGGGCATCGCCGTAGCGGGTCTGGGCCATTGCAACGACGAAGTCTGCGAGGCCCTGGAACGCCAGTCCCGCAAGCTCTGGCACGTGAGCAATCTTTTTTATCAGCAGGAACAGCTCGATCTGGCGAAACTGCTGCTCTCCACCAGCCACCACGGCAAGGCCTTTTTCTGTAATTCCGGGGCCGAGGCCAACGAGGCCTGTATCAAGCTGGCCCGGCGCTACATGCGCACGGTCAAGCAGCGCGACGCCTATGAAATCATCACTCTGAAGGACTGCTTCCACGGGCGCACCCTCGGCGCGCTGGCCGCCACGGGCCGCGAAAGCCTGAGCAAGGGCTTCACGCCGTTGCCCGAAGGCTTCAAGCAGGTTCCGGCCGGAAATCTGGAGACCCTGCGCGCGGCCGTCACGCCCACCACGGCCGCCGTGCTGGTGGAAGTGGTCCAGGGCGAAGGCGGCGTGGTGCCCCTGTCCGCGGACTACCTGCACGGGGTGCAGGCCCTCTGCCGGGAAAAAGACATCCTCTTCCTCTGCGACGAAGTACAGGCCGGGCTCTGCCGCACCGGCAAATTCTGGGCCTTCCAACTCTACGGCCTGGAACCCGACGCCATCAGCATGGCCAAATCCCTGGCCAACGGCCTGCCCATGGGCGCCATGCTGGCCACCGACGAAATGGCCCGGGGCTTTGAGGCCGGCAGCCACGCCACCACCTTCGGCGGCGGCGCGCTCACCTCGGCCGTGGCCGCCAAAACCGTGGAAATCATGTTGCGCGACCATCTGGCCGAACGCGCGGATGCGCTGGGCGCGCAGGTCAAGGAGCAGTTGAAAGCCCTGCAACAGCGCCTGCCCGGAAAAATCCGTGAGGTGCGCGGCGTGGGTCTGATGCTGGGTATTGAACTGACCGGCGGCGGCCCGCAGGTTTGGGAAGAACTGCTGCGCCGGGGTTACATCTGCAACCTGAGCCACGGCGTGACCCTGCGCCTGCTGCCGCCTCTGACCATTGACCAGGCGGACCTGGACGGCTTCACGCGCGTGCTGGAAGACGTGCTGCGGGCGAACTGA
- a CDS encoding TraR/DksA family transcriptional regulator — protein MDVFDQATELERLDRESALVRARASMDRGGPEWINGVACCRECGDPIPQKRLDALPGVGLCRACQEERENSNR, from the coding sequence ATGGACGTGTTTGATCAGGCCACCGAACTGGAACGCTTGGACAGGGAGTCCGCCCTGGTGCGGGCGCGCGCTTCCATGGATCGCGGCGGACCGGAATGGATCAACGGCGTGGCCTGCTGCCGCGAATGCGGCGACCCCATCCCCCAGAAGCGTCTGGATGCGCTGCCCGGCGTGGGCTTGTGCCGCGCCTGTCAGGAAGAACGAGAAAACAGCAACCGCTGA
- a CDS encoding inorganic phosphate transporter, which produces MFEVPLLLALIVLVALVFDFTNGAHDCANAIATVVSTKVVTPRFAVGMAALLNLGGALLGTEVAKTLGSGIVLPQVVEGSHVLVLAALVGAIAWNCITWYYGIPSSSSHALIGGLIGAAVAAQGFDALNVSGIVDKVLIPLVGSPLAGYAAGFLIMWLIYWIFGHVHRRRVNWTFRHLQLVSAGFMATSHGLNDAQKTMGIVTLALVIFGEIDSVEVPLWVKLACAGAMALGTAVGGWKIVKTMGHRIFKLEPVHGFAAESSAALVITGASMLGAPVSTTHTISACIFGVGSTKRLSAVRWNVAGNLVTAWILTLPAAGSVGFISYKLLHFIWN; this is translated from the coding sequence ATGTTTGAGGTGCCCCTTCTTCTGGCGCTCATCGTGCTGGTGGCCCTGGTTTTCGACTTCACCAACGGCGCGCATGACTGCGCCAACGCCATCGCCACCGTGGTGTCCACCAAGGTGGTCACGCCGCGCTTCGCCGTGGGCATGGCGGCCCTGCTCAATCTGGGCGGGGCGCTGTTGGGCACGGAGGTGGCCAAGACCCTGGGCAGCGGCATCGTGCTGCCGCAGGTGGTGGAAGGCAGCCACGTGCTGGTGCTGGCCGCCCTGGTGGGGGCCATCGCCTGGAATTGCATCACCTGGTATTACGGCATCCCCTCGTCGTCCTCGCATGCCCTGATCGGCGGGCTGATCGGCGCGGCCGTGGCTGCCCAGGGCTTCGACGCGCTCAACGTCAGCGGCATCGTGGACAAGGTGCTGATTCCCCTGGTGGGCTCCCCCCTGGCGGGCTATGCCGCCGGTTTTCTGATCATGTGGCTGATTTACTGGATTTTCGGGCATGTCCACCGGCGCAGGGTCAACTGGACCTTCCGGCATCTGCAACTGGTGTCCGCCGGTTTCATGGCCACCAGCCACGGTCTCAACGACGCGCAGAAGACCATGGGCATCGTCACCCTGGCCTTGGTGATCTTCGGAGAGATCGACAGCGTGGAAGTGCCCCTCTGGGTCAAGCTGGCCTGCGCCGGGGCCATGGCCCTGGGCACCGCCGTGGGCGGCTGGAAGATCGTCAAGACCATGGGACACCGCATCTTCAAGCTGGAGCCGGTGCACGGCTTCGCCGCCGAAAGCTCGGCGGCCCTGGTGATCACCGGGGCCTCCATGCTGGGCGCGCCGGTGAGCACCACGCACACCATCTCGGCCTGCATTTTCGGGGTGGGCTCCACCAAGCGGCTCTCGGCCGTGCGCTGGAATGTGGCGGGCAATCTGGTCACGGCCTGGATTCTGACCCTGCCCGCTGCCGGAAGCGTGGGCTTTATTTCCTACAAGCTGCTGCACTTCATCTGGAACTAA
- a CDS encoding DUF47 domain-containing protein translates to MFAALLPKSAPFFAMLDEQNGLLRRMAGLLVEMLEDTSKMDDVHKEIAFLEEEADLLHTRIVRALSQTFITPIDREDILRINQEQEEAMDCLQSLSTRLHIFEFTRVRFPALQMARTISAMLDLTRQMLEGLAHRRDCHKTRAFRTLRGESDMLLAVGLAELMDEQQEITPARIMQILKWSQAYERMSMLLEQVNTLAETIEEAVLKNV, encoded by the coding sequence ATGTTTGCCGCCTTGCTACCCAAGTCCGCGCCTTTTTTCGCCATGCTGGATGAGCAGAACGGCCTGTTGCGACGCATGGCCGGACTGCTGGTCGAAATGCTCGAGGACACGTCCAAGATGGACGACGTCCACAAGGAAATCGCCTTTCTGGAAGAAGAGGCCGACCTTCTGCACACCCGGATCGTCCGGGCCCTTTCCCAGACCTTCATCACCCCCATTGATCGCGAGGACATCCTGCGCATCAATCAGGAGCAGGAAGAGGCCATGGACTGCCTGCAGAGCCTGAGCACCCGTCTGCACATCTTTGAGTTCACGCGGGTGCGCTTCCCGGCTCTTCAGATGGCCCGGACCATCAGCGCCATGCTCGACCTCACCCGGCAGATGCTGGAAGGCCTCGCCCACCGGCGCGACTGCCACAAAACCCGTGCATTCCGCACCCTGCGGGGCGAGAGCGACATGCTTCTGGCCGTGGGTCTGGCCGAGTTGATGGACGAGCAGCAGGAAATCACGCCAGCCCGGATCATGCAGATTCTGAAATGGAGCCAGGCCTACGAGCGCATGAGCATGCTGCTGGAGCAGGTCAACACCCTGGCGGAAACTATTGAAGAAGCGGTACTGAAAAATGTTTGA
- a CDS encoding pseudouridine synthase family protein codes for MPARELRVDAALAGQRLDQALAALTPELGLRGRRRLIARNAVLVGGRAASAARRLRPGELITLRDTAAEGEHTASRPADRPRLLSRQGEYCFLYKPAGLHSAALAGGGGSSLEAALPALLASLPDGGAARLLQRLDYGTSGIVCAALTPEAALAFRRAERAGRCEKRYLALLRGVLAAPTTVRAALDTADRRQSRLLASTDDSRRWTEFLPLHVWEGAANLPPGPAEGSGPINGPTGPSGQVGLTLAACRIRCGARHQIRAHAAALGHPLWGDGLYGSASAEPPAGAAAPATVFFLHHGALLLPGAACVLPPSWPLPEAQAGAVRKWLESPPQYDILRRGHRAGPDPRP; via the coding sequence ATGCCCGCGCGTGAACTGCGTGTTGACGCCGCTCTGGCCGGCCAGCGGCTGGATCAGGCCCTGGCCGCGTTGACGCCGGAACTGGGACTGCGCGGCCGTCGCCGTCTGATCGCGCGCAACGCTGTTCTGGTCGGCGGACGGGCCGCGTCCGCCGCCCGCCGCCTGCGACCCGGCGAGCTCATCACCCTGCGCGACACGGCGGCGGAGGGGGAGCACACCGCCTCCCGCCCCGCGGACAGGCCGCGTCTGCTCTCCCGCCAGGGGGAGTACTGTTTTCTGTATAAGCCCGCGGGACTGCACAGCGCGGCTCTGGCCGGGGGCGGCGGTTCCAGCCTGGAGGCCGCTTTGCCCGCGTTGCTGGCGTCCTTGCCGGACGGCGGCGCGGCGCGGCTGCTGCAACGTCTGGATTACGGCACGTCCGGCATTGTCTGCGCGGCTCTGACCCCAGAGGCGGCTCTGGCCTTTCGCCGCGCGGAGCGGGCGGGCCGGTGCGAAAAGCGCTATCTGGCCCTTCTGCGCGGGGTTCTGGCCGCACCGACCACCGTGCGGGCGGCACTGGATACGGCGGACCGCCGTCAGAGCCGCCTGCTGGCGTCCACAGACGACAGCAGGCGCTGGACGGAATTTTTGCCCCTGCATGTCTGGGAAGGCGCGGCAAACCTGCCGCCGGGGCCGGCGGAAGGTTCAGGGCCAATCAACGGCCCGACCGGGCCGTCCGGTCAGGTCGGGCTGACCCTGGCCGCCTGCCGCATCCGTTGCGGCGCGCGCCATCAGATCCGGGCGCATGCGGCCGCGCTGGGGCATCCCCTTTGGGGGGACGGGTTGTATGGTTCCGCCTCGGCTGAACCCCCGGCGGGGGCGGCCGCGCCCGCAACAGTGTTTTTTCTGCACCACGGGGCCTTGCTGCTGCCCGGCGCGGCCTGCGTGCTGCCGCCGTCCTGGCCGTTGCCGGAGGCCCAGGCCGGAGCGGTCAGGAAATGGCTTGAAAGCCCGCCTCAATACGATATATTGAGGCGTGGGCATCGTGCCGGTCCGGACCCTCGGCCGTAA
- a CDS encoding GAK system CofD-like protein produces the protein MNIDGQKPGAACAPPPASGLVPALGPRLVFFTGGTALRDLSRQLTRYTYNSVHLITPFDSGGSSAVLRRAFAMPAVGDIRNRLLALADSALVPQSVLEFCARRLPAAGDADDLRAELRALGAQDHPLWAGMPEIFGGALRLHLRFFLERMPQDFDPHLASLGNLILAGGYLHHKRNFGPVLAFFSRLLQVRGVVLPIVGESLHLAAELDDGSRLVGQHRFKELTRPVRRLFLTVHEPERPGQAGSAERAVNPQTPCRPPLAPAAADYLRSAGAVCYPMGSFYTSVLANLLPQGVGRTVAAASCPKIFIPNSGRDAELHGLSLAGQVAMLLRHLRDDAPEARTGELLHWVLVDSRHGRYEGGLGPEVRTALADMGVTLVERDMVREDDPQRHEPELTARALLDLLPGGFTGPGGEPER, from the coding sequence ATGAACATCGACGGCCAGAAACCCGGGGCGGCCTGTGCGCCTCCCCCCGCTTCCGGTCTGGTTCCGGCCTTGGGGCCGCGTCTTGTTTTTTTCACCGGCGGCACGGCTCTGCGCGATCTCAGCCGCCAACTGACCCGCTATACTTACAATTCCGTTCATCTGATCACGCCCTTTGATTCCGGCGGCAGCTCCGCCGTCCTGCGCCGTGCCTTTGCCATGCCCGCCGTGGGCGACATCCGCAACCGCCTGCTGGCTCTGGCCGACAGCGCGCTGGTGCCGCAAAGCGTGCTGGAGTTCTGCGCCCGCCGTCTTCCCGCCGCAGGCGATGCGGACGACCTGCGCGCCGAACTGCGGGCCTTGGGCGCGCAGGATCATCCGCTCTGGGCGGGCATGCCGGAAATCTTCGGCGGGGCCTTGCGCCTGCACTTACGCTTCTTTCTGGAGCGCATGCCCCAGGATTTCGATCCGCATCTGGCCAGCTTGGGCAATCTGATTCTGGCCGGGGGCTATCTGCACCACAAACGTAATTTCGGGCCCGTGCTGGCCTTTTTCAGCCGCCTGCTGCAAGTGCGCGGCGTGGTGCTGCCCATTGTGGGCGAAAGCCTGCATCTGGCGGCGGAGCTGGACGACGGTTCGCGTCTGGTGGGCCAGCACCGTTTCAAGGAACTGACGCGGCCCGTGCGTCGCCTTTTCCTCACCGTGCACGAGCCGGAGCGCCCGGGTCAGGCGGGCAGCGCGGAGCGTGCCGTCAACCCCCAGACGCCCTGCCGTCCGCCCCTGGCTCCGGCGGCGGCGGACTATCTGCGCTCGGCCGGGGCCGTCTGCTATCCCATGGGCAGCTTTTACACCAGCGTCCTGGCCAATCTGCTGCCTCAGGGCGTGGGCCGGACCGTGGCCGCCGCGTCCTGCCCCAAGATTTTCATCCCCAATTCGGGCCGCGACGCGGAGTTGCACGGTCTTTCCCTGGCCGGGCAGGTGGCCATGCTGCTGCGCCATTTGCGCGACGACGCGCCTGAGGCGCGCACCGGCGAACTCCTGCACTGGGTGCTGGTGGACAGCCGGCACGGCCGCTATGAGGGCGGCCTGGGGCCCGAGGTTCGCACGGCCCTGGCGGATATGGGCGTGACCCTGGTGGAGCGGGACATGGTGCGCGAGGACGACCCGCAACGCCATGAGCCGGAACTGACGGCCAGGGCCTTGCTGGACCTGCTGCCCGGCGGATTCACAGGACCCGGCGGGGAGCCGGAACGCTAG
- a CDS encoding 3'-5' exonuclease — MDLDMLRRRLSGDEINAMPLCHYEGPVHVIRVLEDWKQALPDLRADGVLGFDTETRPTFRKGKVNAPALIQLATERAVYLIQLAWLPFGPHLAELLADPDIIKAGVGIRDDMRELAKLHEFEPAGLVDLGNVARAHKLSSQGLRTLAANLFGWRISKGSQCSNWSLMQLSQRQIAYAATDAWIGRLIFLRMRELGLVPQSTRNPAASPAMSEPGGA, encoded by the coding sequence ATGGATCTGGACATGCTGCGCCGCCGTCTGAGCGGCGATGAAATCAACGCCATGCCTCTCTGCCACTATGAGGGGCCGGTGCATGTGATCCGCGTGCTGGAGGACTGGAAGCAGGCCTTGCCCGACCTGCGCGCGGACGGCGTGCTGGGATTCGACACCGAAACCCGGCCCACCTTCCGCAAAGGCAAGGTCAACGCCCCGGCGCTGATCCAACTGGCCACGGAGCGGGCGGTCTACCTGATTCAGCTGGCCTGGCTGCCCTTCGGCCCGCATCTGGCCGAACTGCTTGCCGATCCGGACATTATCAAGGCCGGGGTGGGCATCCGCGACGACATGCGCGAGTTGGCCAAACTGCACGAGTTCGAACCCGCCGGACTGGTGGATCTGGGCAATGTGGCCCGCGCCCACAAGCTCTCCAGCCAGGGATTGCGCACGCTGGCGGCCAACCTTTTCGGTTGGCGCATTTCCAAGGGGTCGCAGTGCTCCAACTGGAGCCTGATGCAACTGAGCCAGCGCCAGATCGCCTACGCCGCCACCGACGCCTGGATCGGCCGCCTGATTTTTCTGCGTATGCGCGAACTGGGCCTCGTCCCCCAGAGTACGAGGAACCCGGCCGCCTCTCCCGCCATGTCGGAGCCGGGCGGCGCATGA